ACGAGTCCGCCGCGTCCGCCCAGGTCAGCCGCATCAACGGCCTGATCGCCCAGCTCAAGCAGGAGGTCGCCGACACGCAGGCGGCGGCCGTGAAGCGCGGCGAAGAGCTGGAGGCGGCCCAGGCCGCGCTCGACAAGGCCACGATGGAGGCGCTCGACCTCGAGTCGCAGGCCGCCGCGAGCCAGAAGAAGGCGGACGACGCGAGCGTCCAGGCGGGCAAGCTGGCCGCACAGCTCTACCGCACCGGTGGCCGCAACCTGACCGCGAACCTCTTCCTCAGCGGCAACCACGCGACGTCGACGAGCCCCGAGCAGCTGCTCTCCGACCTCGGCAGCATGTCGAAGCTCGTCGAGAGCTCGAACAAGGTCTACACCGACGCCAAGGCGGCGCAGAACACGGCGAAGGCGCTGTCGGCCCAGGCCGACGTGGCCAAGGCGGAGCGCGAGCGCCTTCGGGTGATCGCGGACGCAGCGATGCAGGCGGCCATCCAGGCGGCGAAGGCCGCGCAGGACAAGCTGGCCGAGCAGCAGAAGCAGATCATCGTGATGCAGGCGCAGCTCGCCGCGCTTCGCGACGCCACGGCGAAGACCGTGTCCGGCTACCAGGCCGGCGTCGCCGCCGCGGCGGCCGCAGCAGCGGCGCGCGGATCGGGCGGCCTTCCCGGCGGCTACGTCGGACCGCAGGGCTGGGCGGTCCCGGCCGCCGGTCCCATCACGGACGGCTTCGGCGCGCGACCGTCGCCCGGCGGCGTCGGCAGCACCTACCACCTGGGCATCGACATCGGCGCGTCGTGCAACGCCCCCATCTACGCGGCGCACAGCGGGACCGTCATCTACGCGGGACCGAACGGCTCGTACGGCAACTTCGTGCTCATCGACAACGGCGGCGGAGTCGACACCGGCTACGCCCACATCCGCAACGGCGGGATCCTCGTCGGCATCGGCCAGAGCGTCGGCGCCGGCCAGCCGATCGCCCGCGTCGGGACGACCGGCGCATCCACCGGCTGCCACCTCCACTTCGAGGTGCGCATCAACGGGACGAAGATCGACGGCATCCCGTTCATGAGAGACAGGCAGGCACCCCTTGGCTAACGAGAACGAGAAGACGAGCCGCGTCCGCCCGGGCCTCGCCATCGGGGCGGGCGTCATGGGAGCGGTCACCGCATCCATCGGCATCGTCGCCCCCGCGCAGGCGGTCGACTACCCGTCGTGGAACGACGTGCAGCAGGCGAAGAACAATGTCGCCAACCAGCAGGCGATGATCGACAACATCACCGCGCTCATCGGCAACCTGCAGTCGAACGTGGATGCGTCCCGCGTCGCCTCCGAGAAGGCGGCCGAGGCCTACTTCCAGGCGAAGGATGCGCTCCAGGCGGCGACCGAGAAGGCCACCGACCTGCAGAAGCAGGCGAGCTCCGCCGCGAGCAAGGCGAAGACGTCGAAGATGCGTGCAGGGCTCTTGGCCTCGCACCTGGCCAAGTCGGGTGGCGGCGACGTCACCACCGACCTGATGCTGAAGGGCGGCGGCTCCGGTTCTGCGGCGGACAAGCTCCTGTTCCAGCTGGGCACCATGAGCAAGCTGACCGAGCAGTCGAAGGCGGTGTACGACCAGGCCACCAAGGACAAGAACACGGCCGACGCGCTCACCGCCCAGGCCAAGGTCGCAAAGACCGAGCGTGAGTCGCTCGCCGCCGAGGCCGACAAGGCGCTCTCGGCCGCGAAGGCGGCCCAGGCGCAGGCGCAGGCCGCCCTCGCGACGCAGCAGCAGAAGTCCACCGAGCTCGTCGCGCAGCTCGCGACGCTGAAGAACACGTCGGCCCAGACCGAGGCCGCCTACCTTCAGGGCGAGCAGATCAGGGCTCAGCAGGAGGCGGCGCGCAAGGCGGCCGAGGCGGCTGCTGCCGCGGCGGCCGCAGCAGCGGCTGCCGCCAACCACCCGCCCGCGTCGTCCGGCGGTTCCGGCGGCGGCGGTGGAGGCTCCGCTCCCGCAGGCGGCGGCGGAGGCGCGGCCCCGGCCGCTCCTGCCGCCCCGGCCGCACCGAACGGCAACGTGGTCGACACTGCGATCGCCTACGCCCGGGCCCAGCTGGGCAAGCCGTACATCTTCGGCGGCGAAGGCCCCACCGGGTACGACTGCTCGGGCCTCACCATGAAGGCGTACGCCTACGCGGGCGTCTACATCGGCTCGCACTCCGTGAACAACCAGTACTACACGGCGGCGAACCGCGGTCAGCTGGTGTCGTACGGCGCCAAGCAGGCCGGCGACCTGATCTTCTGGGGCGACGGTCCCGGCGACTTCTACCACGTCGGTATCTACATCGGAGGCGGCATGATGATCGCGGCCCCGACCGAGGGCGACGTCGTCAAGGTCCAGTCCGTCTGGGGAAGCCCCTGGGGCGTCGTCGCCCGCCCGAGCGCCTGACCCGTCCCCTCCGTTCAGCCCCCGAGCACAGGAAAAGCGCCCCGGATCCATAAGAATCCGGGGCGCTTTTCCTGTGCTCGGGGGCCGGTCGGTTAGTGCGACTCGGCGAGCTTGGCGATGGCCTTCTGGATGAGGCCGTCGGCCTCGGCCGCATCGCCCCAGCCCTCGATGTTGACGAACTTGCCCGGCTCGAGGTCCTTGTAGCGGGCGAAGAAGTGCTCGATCTCCTTGCGGGTCTGCTCCGGGATGTCGTCGACGTCCTGGATGTGCAGCCAGCGCGGGTCCTTGTACGGCACCGCGATGACCTTGGCGTCGCCACCGGCCTCGTCGCTCATGTTGAGCACGCCGACGGGGCGGACCTTGACGCCGACGCCCGGGAACAGCGGGTACTCGAGCAGCACCAGCGCGTCCAGCGGGTCGCCGTCGTCGCCCAGCGTGTTCTCGAAGAAGCCGTAGTCGGTCGGGTACACGAAGCTCGTGAACAGCACGCGGTCGAGGTACACACGACCCGTCTCGTGGTCCACCTCGTACTTGTTGCGGCTCCCCTTGGGGATCTCGATGACGACGTCGTATTCGGCCATGCCGTGCTCCTTAACTCGTTGCAAACCTGCACTAACGTTACTGGATGCACCTCGACGGATCGGAGGCCGGCCAGGCCTCGCCCGGCCCGGAGCGCCGCCCGCGCCTCACCCCGCCGATCGCCGACGCGAGGCGGGCCGTCCGTTCGGCCCTGTCCTCCGCGGCCACTCTCCCCGCGGTCGATCCGCACGACGACCACGGGCCCGCGCGGCCCGCACCGCTCACCCCGGGCGCGCTCGTCATCGTGGGCCTGAGCGGGGGAGCCGACTCGCTCGCCCTCGCCGCGGCCACGGCCTTCGAGGCTCCGCGCACCGGGTTCCGTGCCGGCGCGATCGTGGTCGATCACGGCCTCCAGCCCGGCTCCGACGCCGTCGCCGCGCGCGCCGCCGAACAGGCGGCCGCCCTCGGGCTCTACCCCGTGCTCGTCGACCGCGTCGACGTCTCGTCGGAGGGAGGGCCGGAGGCAGCGGCCCGCGCCGCCCGGCACGCCGCCTTCGACCGCGCCCTGGCCGCGACCGGCGCCGAGCGCATCCTGCTCGCCCACACCCTCGACGACCAGGCGGAGACCGTGCTCCTGGGCCTCGCCCGAGGATCGGGACCGTCGAGCCTGCAGGGGATGCTGCCCGACACCGGCCGGCTGCTGCGGCCCTTCCTCGGACTCCGGCGCGCGCAGACCCGGGCGTTCTGTGTCGACAGCCGCCTCGATCCGTGGGACGACCCGCACAACGACGACCCCTCTTACACGCGCGTGCGCGTGAGGACGGCGGTGCTCCCGGTTCTCGAACGCGAGTTCGGGCCCGGCGTCGCCGAAGCGCTCGCACGCACGGCCGAACAGCTGCGCGAGGACGACGAGGCCCTCGACGGTCTCGCCCTCGAGTGGGCCCAGGAGCTGGTCAGCCAGGCCGACGACGGATCGGTCGCCCTGGACGTCCGCGGACTCGCCGCCGACCCGGCGGCTCTGCGCCAGCGGATCATCCGCCTGGTGGTCTCCGCGGAGTTCGGGATCTCCCTCACGCGCACCCACACGCTGGCCGTCGCCGCCCTCATCACGGACTGGCACGGGCAGGGGCCGCTCGACCTGCCAGGCGTTAGAGTGGTCAGGCAGAACGGCCTGCTCTCGTTTCACCCCACCACGTAAGGACAGCGCCACCCCCATGGAACTCACGGACGTTCAGAACGACCTGACCGAGATTCTGATCACCGAGGAGCAGATCCGCTCCCGCATCGCCGAACTCGCCCGGGAGGTGGAGCGGGACTACGCCGGCAAGGATGTGCTGCTGATCGGCGTCCTCAAGGGTGCCGTGATGGTGATGGCCGATCTGTCGCGCGAGCTGCGCATCCCGGTCACCATGGACTGGATGGCCGTCAGCTCCTACGGCAGCGGAACGCAGTCGAGCGGGGTAGTCCGCATCCTGAAGGACCTGGACACCGACCTCAGCGGCAAGACCGTCCTCATCGTCGAGGACATCATCGACTCGGGCCTGACGCTGTCGTGGCTGCTGTCGAACCTGCGCAGCCGTGGTCCGGAGTCGATCGAGATCTTCACCCTGCTGCGCAAGCCCGAGGCGGCTCGGGTCGAGATCGACGTCACCTACGTCGGATTCGACATCCCGAACCAGTTCGTCGTCGGCTACGGCCTCGACTACGACGAGCGGTATCGCACGCTCCGCGGAGTCGGCATCCTGGCGCCCGCCGTCTACAGCTGATCGCCCGCCCGGGCATGGAGAGTGCCCAGAGCGAACACGCAGGCGGCCCACAGCGCCCAGGCGGTACTGTGGTCGCACCATGAACGTCAAGAAGATCTTCCGCGGCCCGATCCTGTACGTCGTGCTCGCGATCGTCGCGGTATGGATCGGCTCCAGCCTGATCACCATGTCGGGGTTCAAGAGCGTCTCCACCCAGAAGGGCATGGAGTACCTCTCCCAGGACAAGGTGTCGAGCGCCAAGATCGTCGACGGTGAGAACCGTGTCGATCTGACGCTGAAGGAGCCGGACGGCAACCTCGGCAACCAGGTGCAGTTCTACTACGTGACCCCGCGTGGCCAGGATGTGGTGAAGGCTGTCGACGACGCCAACCTTCCCAAGGGCTACGACGACGAGGTTCCCCAGCCGAACTGGTTCGTCAACATCCTCGGCTTCCTCATCCCGGCACTGCTGATCGGCGTGTTCTTCTGGATCATGATCTCCGGCATGCAGGGCGGCGGGAACAAGGTCATGCAGTTCGGCAAGTCGCGGGCCAAGCTCGTCACCAAGGAGACGCCGAAGGTCACCTTCGACGACGTCGCCGGGTCGGACGAGGCCATCGAGGAGCTGCAGGAGATCAAGGACTTCCTGAAGGAGCCGGCCAAGTTCCAGGCGGTCGGCGCCCGTATCCCGAAGGGCGTGCTGCTGTACGGCCCTCCCGGAACGGGCAAGACGCTGCTGGCCCGCGCCGTCGCGGGTGAGGCGGGCGTGCCGTTCTACTCGATCTCGGGCTCCGACTTCGTCGAGATGTTCGTCGGCGTCGGCGCAAGCCGTGTCCGCGACCTGTTCCAGCAGGCGAAGGAGAACTCGCCGGCCATCATCTTCATCGACGAGATCGACGCGGTGGGCCGCCACCGTGGCGCCGGCCTCGGCGGCGGGCACGACGAGCGCGAGCAGACGCTGAACCAGCTCCTCGTGGAGATGGACGGCTTCGACCCGAAGACCAACGTCATCCTGATCGCGGCGACCAACCGACCCGACATCCTCGACCCCGCGCTGCTGCGCCCGGGCCGCTTCGACCGGCAGATCGGCGTGGATGCGCCCGACATGCTCGGCCGCAAGAAGATCCTCGAAGTGCACGGCCGCGGCAAGCCGCTGGCGGGCTCCGTCGACCTCGAGGTGCTGGCGCGCAAGACCCCGGGCTTCACCGGTGCCGACCTCGCCAACGTCCTCAACGAAGCCGCACTGCTGACCGCTCGCTCCAACGCGCAGCTGATCGACAACCGCGCGCTCGACGAGGCGGTGGACCGCGTCATCGCCGGTCCGCAGAAGCGCACCCGGGTCATGAAGGACCAGGAGAAGCTGATCACGGCGTACCACGAGGGCGGCCACGCTCTCGCCGCCGCGGCCATGCGCCACACCGACCCGGTGACGAAGATCACCATCCTTCCGCGCGGTCGCGCCCTCGGCTACACGATGGTGCTGCCGCTGGAAGACAAATACTCCGTCACCCGCAACGAACTGCTCGACCAGCTCGCGTACGCCATGGGCGGCCGCGTCGCCGAGGAGATCGTGTTCCACGACCCCACCACCGGCGCCTCGAACGACATCGAGAAGGCGACCTCCATCGCCCGCAAGATGGTCACCGAGTACGGCATGAGCTCCGACATCGGGTCGGTCAAGCTCGGCCAGGCGAACGGCGAGATGTTCCTCGGCCGCGACATGGGTCACCAGCGCGACTACTCCGAGCGGATCGCCGAGCGCGTCGACGCCGAGGTGCGCGAGCTCATCGAGAAGGCGCACGACGAGGCGTGGGAGGTGCTCAACGAGAACCGGGCGACCCTCGACCGTCTCGCCGCATCCCTGCTCGAGCACGAGACGCTCGACCACAACCAGATCGCGGAGATCTTCGCCGACGTGAAGAAGCTCCCGGAGCGCCCGCAGTGGCTCTCCAGCGACAAGCGTCCCATCTCGGATGTTCCGCCCATCCCGTTCCCGAAGGCCCCGATCGACGCGGGCGCCGTGGACGGCGGGGTCGACTCCGAGCCGCCGGCGGCGAAGCCGAAGCGCGCACCCGCCATCAAGCCCCGACCGGCCACCGCTTAGGGCCGTCGCGGGCATGACCGAAATCGATCGTCCGCGCATCGAAGCGGCCGTCGCCGAGATCCTCGCCGCCATCGGCGAGGATCCGGCGCGTCCGGGCCTGCAGGGCACGCCCTCGCACGTGGCGGATGCCTACGCCGAGTTCTTCTCGGGGCTCGGCCGTGACGCCGCCGAGGACCTCGGCGAGCCGGTGCCGCTCGAAGAGGGCCGCACCGCGGAGACCGTCATCGTGCGCGACATCGAGTTCCGCTCGGTGTGCGAGCACCACCTCCTCCCGTTCCTGGGCGTCGCCCACGTGGCGTACCTGCCGGGAGAGAAGGTCGTCGGTCTCGGCCGCATCCCGCGGGTCATCGAGACGCTGTCGGCTCGCCCGCAGATCCAGGAGAGGCTGACCGAGCAGATCGCGGACACGATCGAGAGCGGCGCCCAGGCGCGTGGCGTCCTCGTCGTGCTGGACGCGGTCCACGCGTGCGTCACCACCCGCGGCGCGCGGCAGACTTCGAGCACCACGGTGACCATGGCCGCGCGCGGCGCCTACACCGACCCCACCGTCCGGGCGGAACTCATCGCCCTGATCGGACGCGGCACCGAGTGACCCTCATCATGGGCGTCCTCAATGTGACGCCGGACTCGTTCAGCGACGGCGGGCTCTGGCTGGAGCCGGACGCCGCCATCGCGCACGGGCTCGACCTGGTCGCCCAGGGCGCGGACCTGGTGGATGTGGGGGGCGAGTCCACGCGCCCGGGCGCGATCCGCGTCGATCCCGCCGAGGAGCAGAGCCGCGTCGTCCCGGTCATCCGCGAACTCGCGGCGAACGGCGTGACGGTCAGCGTCGACACGCTGAACGCATCGACCGCGCGTGCTGCCGTCGAGGCCGGCGCGGCGATCATCAACGACGTCTCCGGCGGACTGGCGGATGCGCGGATGCCCGAGGTCGTCCTCGAGACGGACGCGCAGTACGTCGTCATGCACTGGCGGGGGCGACTCGACGCGGCCGACTCGCGCGCGGTCTACACCCACACGGTCGCGGAGGTGCGCGCCGAGCTGTCCGCTCGCGTGACCGACCTGCTGCAGCGCGGCGTCGACCCGGCAAAGCTCATCCTCGACCCGGGGCTCGGATTCTCGAAGAACGGGCACCACAACTGGCAGGTGCTCGCCGGGCTGCACGAGATCGAGACGCTCGGCTATCCGGTGCTGATCGGCGCCTCCCGCAAACGGTTCCTGGGCGCCCTGCTGCCGGACGGCGCACCGGCGGAGGACCGCGACGCCCCGACCGCCGTCATCTCCGCCCTGGCCGCACAGGCGGGGGCGTGGGCCGTCCGCGTGCACGACGTGCCGTCGACCCGGATCGCCCTCGACGTGGTGCGGGCGTGGCAAGCTGGACGCGATGAGTAGCATCCAGTCGCGGCCGGCCGATTCGATCGTGCTGACCGGCCTGCGCGTCCGGGCCAATCACGGCGTCTTCGACTTCGAGCGCGCCGAGGGGCAGGACTTCGTCGTCGACGTGACGGCGTGGCTGGACCTCTCCGCCGCCTCCGCGAACGACGAGCTGGCGGCGACGGTCCACTACGGCGAGCTGGCCGAGGAGGTGGTGGCCGCGGTCGAGCGCGACCCGGTCGACCTCATCGAGACGGTCGCCGAGCGGGTCGCCGTGACGGCGCTCGCGCATCAGCAGGTCGAGGTGGTGGAGGTCACGGTGCACAAGCCGCAGGCGCCGATCAGCGTGCCGTTCGGCGACGTCGCCGTCCGCATCACGCGGGGTCGCGCATGAACGCCGCTCCGCTCGGCAAGCCCGTCCGCATGCGCGTGGGCTCGCCCGCGGTGCTCGCCTTCGGGAGCAACCTCGGCGACCGAGCCGGCACCATCCGCGCCGCCGTCGACGCGCTCAACGCCGAGGCGGGCGTCGATGTGCGCGCCGTCTCGCGCCTGTACGAGACGCCGGCGCTGAAGCCGAAGGGTATCGACGGCGACGCCCCGGCCTACCTCAACGCAGTGGCGCTCATCCACACGCTGCTCGACCCACTGCCGCTCCTGGAGCTGGTCAACGCCATCGAGGACGGCCTCGGCCGCGTCCGCGAGGAGCGCTGGGGCGACCGAACGATCGATATCGACATCGTCGACTACGGCGGCATCGTCTCGGACGACGACCCGCGCATCGTTCTGCCGCATCCGCGCGCGCACGAGCGCGCGTTCGTCCTGGTGCCGTGGCTCGACGTCGACCCGGGCGCTCAGCTCCCCGGCTTCGGGCCGGTCGCCGAGCTCGCCGCACGGGCGATCGACCCGGTCCGGCTGTGGGAGGAGCGCCCGTGAAGCGCACGCGCGCGAGCTCGCTCATCGGTCTGGGGGTCGCCGGGCTCGTCGTCGGCTTCCTGGCCGAACTCGCTCTGTCCGGGACCGGTCAGACCGTGTTCATCCCGCCGCTCACCCTCCCGATCACGCTGTTCGCCGTGGCGGTCATCGTCGTGGCGTTCGCCCTGCCGATCCGCCGCGCCGTCCGCGGGAACACCGTCCGCCGCATCGACCCGTTCCAGGCGACGCGCATCGTCGTGCTCGCCAAGGCGTGCGCGCTGAGCGGCGCGCTGCTCACGGGGATGGGCGTCGGCGTGGGTGCGTACCTGCTCTCGCGCGACGTGCTCCCGGGCGGGAACGCCATCCTGCTCACCGCTCTCGCGACCGCCGGCGCGGTCATTCTGCTGATCGCGGGACTCGTGGCGGAGCTGTTCTGCACCCTGCCCCCGGGCGACGACGACGAGCGCACGGAGAGCGTCCATGCCGGAACGGATTGACCTCACCGTCGGGGACTGGCACCGGGTCTCGCCGAAGTACGTCCTCGTCGTCATCGCCAGCACCGTGATCACCGGACTGGTGCTGTCGGCGGCGTCCCTCTTCCTCTGGCTGGTCGGGGGATGGCCGTTCGGCTGGATCGCCCTCGCGGCCGTCGTCGTGATCACCGTCATCGCGCTCATCATCGCGCCCCGGCGCGCACGCTCGATCGGGTACCGCCTGCGCGATGACGACCTGCTGTTCCGCCGCGGGATCATGTTCCAGCGCTTCGTCTCGGTGCCCTACGGCCGAATGCAGCTGATCGACATCAACCGCGGCCCGGTCAGCCGGATGCTGGGGCTCGCCGACCTCAAGTTCGTGACCGCTGCCGCGTCCACCGGGGTGATGGTGCCCGGCCTGCCCGAGCCGCAGGCCGCGGACCTGCGCGACCGGCTGGTCGAGTTGGCGGAGAGCAGACGGGCGGGACTGTGAGCACGCCGAGCGGCCGGCTGCCGACGGGGGCGCCCCTGACGCCCGCGGAGCGCGCGGCCGAGCGGTACACCGACGGCGAGTGGCACCGACTGCACCCGGCGACGCCGCTGCTGCGCGGCGGGATCGTCTTCATCGCTCTCTTCGGTTTCGTGCTGTCCAACCTGCGCGAGCGGCTGATCAGCTTCTTCGTCGGCGCACCGAATTACGGCGGCGACCCGCTCGACGCGATCTACGACCACGGCTGGGAGGGCTGGGCCCTGCTCGGCGTCGCCGTCGTGCTCCTGCTCTGCTTCGGGGCGTTCTACCTGTCGTGGCGGATGCACAGCTTCCGGATCACCGGCGACGCGGTGGAGGTGCGCAGCGGCATCCTGTTCCGCACGCAGCGCAAGGCGCGGCTCGACCGCATCCAGGGCATCAACGTCGTCCGCCCGCTCATCGCCCGGATCTTCGGGGCGGCGAAGCTGGACATCTCGGTGGCGGGGCACGACGCGAACGTGCAGCTCGCCTACCTCGGGTCGTCGCTCGCGGACGGCCTGCGGGCCGACGTGCTGCGGTTGGCGTCGGGGGTCCGGGCCGCGGAGGCCGCCGAGGCGGAAGCCGCAGTCGCCGGAACCGGCGCCGATGGCGCGGGCCCGTCCCGCGCGGCCGCGGTGGGCGACCTCGTCGGCCGCCGGGTGAACGAGTTCCTCGCCCCGGAGCTCGACCCAAACGCGGCGCCCCCGGAGTCCGTGGTCAAGATCCCGCCGCTGCGGCTGCTCGGATCGCTGCTCCTCAGCGGCTTCACCGTGTTCGTCGTCGTGGTGGTCGCCATCCTGATCTGGGGAGCCTCGAGCGGCGCGTTCTGGCTGCTGATCGTCGTGTTGCCGGGACTGCTGGGCTCGGCGAGCTTCTACATCAACCGCTTCACCAAGTCGCTGCGCTACTCCATCGCGGGGACCGCGGACGGCGTCCGGGTCGGCTTCGGCCTGCTGAGCACGAGCAACGAGACGCTGCCGCCCGGGCGCATCCATGCCGTCGAGGTGCTTCAGCCCCTGCTCTGGCGGCCCTTCGGGTGGTGGCAGATCCGGATCGACACCGCAGGGCACTCGCGCGAGAAGGGCGCGGCCGGCCAGCCGAACACGACGATGCTGCCCGTCGGCGACGCGCGTGACGTCTCGCGCGTGCTCTCGCTCGTCCTTCCGGGCTTCGCCACCGACGAGCACCGCGGCCTCATCGAGGCGGGCATGTCCTCCCGGGGCCGCGACGAGTTCACGGGCAGCCCGCGTCGCGCGGCGTGGATCCGGCCGCTCTCCTGGCAGCGCACCGGCTTCCGGCTGGTCGACGACGCGATCCTGCTGCGGCGGGGCATCGTCTGGCGCAGCCTGGCGATCGTGCCGCTCGCGCGCCTGCAGAGCCTCGAACTCGAGCAGGGACCTCTGGATGCGGCGCTCGCGCTCGCGGGGGCCCGCTTCCACACCGTGTCCGGCCCGGTCCGCCCGCGGCTGGCCGCGATCGACGCACCCACCGGCGTCCGGCTGTTCGAGGAGGTCTCCGCCCGCGCGGTGGCGGCCTCCGCAGCCGACCGCAGCCACCGCTGGGGACGCACGACACCCGACCCGGCACCCCGCCCCGAGGAGACACCCTGATGCAGCCATCCGCCCGTCCGCCGTCGCAGCGCTCCGGGCGGCTGGGCCTCGGCATCGTCGGGGCCGGCCGCGTCGGACCGGTGCTCGGCCTCGCGCTCGCCGGTGCGGGCCACGCGATCGTCGGCGTCTCCGCCGTCTCCGAAACCAGCCGTGAGCGCGCCGAGGGGATGCTGCCCGGCGTGCCCATCCTCGACGTCCCGACAGTGGTCGAGCGCAGCGAGCTGGTCATCCTCGCCGTCCCGGACGCGGAGCTCCCCGGCCTGGTGGCCGGGCTCGCCGCAACCGGCACCTGGCAGCCCGGGCAGATCGTGCTGCACACCGCCCCCGGCTTCGGGATCGACGTCCTGCGTCCCGCGGCCGCCGCCGGCGCCATCCCGCTCGCCGTGCATCCGGCCGTCGAGTTCACGGGCACGAGCCTCGACCTGTCGCGGCTCGGCGAGAGCTACTTCGCGGTGACCGCACCCGCAGCGGTGCTGCCCATCGCCCAGGCACTGGTCGTCGAGATGGGCGGGGAGCCCGTGGTCGTCGCCGAGGCGGACCGGCCGGCGTACGCCGAGGCCATCGCAACGGCCACCTCGTTCTCCCGGTCGATCGTGGAGCAGTCGACCGGGCTGCTGCACGCCATCGGTGTCGAGAACCCCGGCTCGTTCCTCAGCTCGCTCATCCGGTCGTCGGTGGACAATGCCCTCACGCGTGCGGGCGCGCCGACGCGGCTCGACCTCGACGCGGTGATCGACGCCCTGCACGACGAGGCCTCCGGCGACGGCGGCCCGGGTGATCCGCGCGACGACGGGCGCGGCTGGTTCCTGCGCGGCGAGTAGCCTTGTTGCGGCCGGTCGCCGCCGGCTGAAGGGACGCGCATGCCAGAGATCATCACCACCATCGCCACGTTGAGGGCACGGGTCGCCGAGGCGCGTCGCGCCGCCCGGCAGGACGGGCCGGCCGACGCGCCGACCGGACGGGTGGTGCTCGTGCCGACGATGGGGGCGCTGCACGACGGCCACCTGCGGCTGGTCTCGCGGGCGCGAGACCTGGGCGGCGTCGTCGTGGTGTCGATCTTCGTCAACCCGCTGCAGTTCGGGCCGGGGGAGGACCTCGAGCGCTACCCCCGGACTCTCGACGCGGATGTCGTCGCCCTGGAGGGCCTGGCCGACATCGTCTTCGCGCCGACGGCGGCGGAGATGTACCCGCACGGTCCGTCGGAGACGCGGGTGAGCGCCGGCGAGTCCGGAACCAGGTTCGAGGGCGCCTCGCGTCCCGGCCACTTCGACGGCGTGCTCACCGTGGTGACCAAGCTCTTCAACATCGTGCAGCCGGATGTG
This region of Leifsonia sp. fls2-241-R2A-40a genomic DNA includes:
- a CDS encoding DUF3180 domain-containing protein, coding for MKRTRASSLIGLGVAGLVVGFLAELALSGTGQTVFIPPLTLPITLFAVAVIVVAFALPIRRAVRGNTVRRIDPFQATRIVVLAKACALSGALLTGMGVGVGAYLLSRDVLPGGNAILLTALATAGAVILLIAGLVAELFCTLPPGDDDERTESVHAGTD
- a CDS encoding PH domain-containing protein, giving the protein MSTPSGRLPTGAPLTPAERAAERYTDGEWHRLHPATPLLRGGIVFIALFGFVLSNLRERLISFFVGAPNYGGDPLDAIYDHGWEGWALLGVAVVLLLCFGAFYLSWRMHSFRITGDAVEVRSGILFRTQRKARLDRIQGINVVRPLIARIFGAAKLDISVAGHDANVQLAYLGSSLADGLRADVLRLASGVRAAEAAEAEAAVAGTGADGAGPSRAAAVGDLVGRRVNEFLAPELDPNAAPPESVVKIPPLRLLGSLLLSGFTVFVVVVVAILIWGASSGAFWLLIVVLPGLLGSASFYINRFTKSLRYSIAGTADGVRVGFGLLSTSNETLPPGRIHAVEVLQPLLWRPFGWWQIRIDTAGHSREKGAAGQPNTTMLPVGDARDVSRVLSLVLPGFATDEHRGLIEAGMSSRGRDEFTGSPRRAAWIRPLSWQRTGFRLVDDAILLRRGIVWRSLAIVPLARLQSLELEQGPLDAALALAGARFHTVSGPVRPRLAAIDAPTGVRLFEEVSARAVAASAADRSHRWGRTTPDPAPRPEETP
- a CDS encoding PH domain-containing protein, yielding MPERIDLTVGDWHRVSPKYVLVVIASTVITGLVLSAASLFLWLVGGWPFGWIALAAVVVITVIALIIAPRRARSIGYRLRDDDLLFRRGIMFQRFVSVPYGRMQLIDINRGPVSRMLGLADLKFVTAAASTGVMVPGLPEPQAADLRDRLVELAESRRAGL
- the folB gene encoding dihydroneopterin aldolase, producing the protein MSSIQSRPADSIVLTGLRVRANHGVFDFERAEGQDFVVDVTAWLDLSAASANDELAATVHYGELAEEVVAAVERDPVDLIETVAERVAVTALAHQQVEVVEVTVHKPQAPISVPFGDVAVRITRGRA
- the panC gene encoding pantoate--beta-alanine ligase; translated protein: MPEIITTIATLRARVAEARRAARQDGPADAPTGRVVLVPTMGALHDGHLRLVSRARDLGGVVVVSIFVNPLQFGPGEDLERYPRTLDADVVALEGLADIVFAPTAAEMYPHGPSETRVSAGESGTRFEGASRPGHFDGVLTVVTKLFNIVQPDVAVFGQKDAQQAHVIGRMVDDLDLPVSIAVVDTVRETDGLALSSRNRYLAEEDRLAAVALSQALAAGAETASGGVDAALQAARARIEAEPAVKLDYLAIVDPETFREASPDHHGPALMLIAARVGTTRLIDNQRLTV
- the folP gene encoding dihydropteroate synthase; translation: MTLIMGVLNVTPDSFSDGGLWLEPDAAIAHGLDLVAQGADLVDVGGESTRPGAIRVDPAEEQSRVVPVIRELAANGVTVSVDTLNASTARAAVEAGAAIINDVSGGLADARMPEVVLETDAQYVVMHWRGRLDAADSRAVYTHTVAEVRAELSARVTDLLQRGVDPAKLILDPGLGFSKNGHHNWQVLAGLHEIETLGYPVLIGASRKRFLGALLPDGAPAEDRDAPTAVISALAAQAGAWAVRVHDVPSTRIALDVVRAWQAGRDE
- a CDS encoding Rossmann-like and DUF2520 domain-containing protein — translated: MQPSARPPSQRSGRLGLGIVGAGRVGPVLGLALAGAGHAIVGVSAVSETSRERAEGMLPGVPILDVPTVVERSELVILAVPDAELPGLVAGLAATGTWQPGQIVLHTAPGFGIDVLRPAAAAGAIPLAVHPAVEFTGTSLDLSRLGESYFAVTAPAAVLPIAQALVVEMGGEPVVVAEADRPAYAEAIATATSFSRSIVEQSTGLLHAIGVENPGSFLSSLIRSSVDNALTRAGAPTRLDLDAVIDALHDEASGDGGPGDPRDDGRGWFLRGE
- the folK gene encoding 2-amino-4-hydroxy-6-hydroxymethyldihydropteridine diphosphokinase; translated protein: MNAAPLGKPVRMRVGSPAVLAFGSNLGDRAGTIRAAVDALNAEAGVDVRAVSRLYETPALKPKGIDGDAPAYLNAVALIHTLLDPLPLLELVNAIEDGLGRVREERWGDRTIDIDIVDYGGIVSDDDPRIVLPHPRAHERAFVLVPWLDVDPGAQLPGFGPVAELAARAIDPVRLWEERP